The DNA window ACCTGGCAGCGGCAAAATTATCGGAGAAGCTTTGTCAAAAGATCAAAGAACTCATGGCGTTATGTTCACGGGATCTACACAAGTTGCACGATTATTACAAAAAAACTTATCTGATAGATTAAGCAGTAACGGATCTCCTATCCCACTTATTGCAGAAACTGGTGGATTAAATGCTATGATTGTTGATTCATCTGCACTAACAGAACAAGTAATAAACGATGTTATTATCTCAGCATTTGACAGTGCAGGTCAGCGTTGTTCAGCTTTACGTTTATTATGCATTCAAGAAGACGTAGCTGACCGTACTTTACATATGTTAAAAGGAGCAATTAATACCTACAATATAGGTAACCCGGAGCATCTCGATATCGATATAGGCCCAGTTATTGATAAAAATGCAAAATTTAAAATTGATCAACACGTATCAAATATGCAAAAAAATAACTATGTAGTATGGCAAAGTGAAGCAAATAGAAATTATTCATGTGATTTAGGAAATTTTGTTTTACCAACTTTAATAGAACTTAATAATATCAGTGAAATTAAAGAAGAAATTTTTGGTCCAGTTTTACATGTAATTAAATATAAGTATGAAGAAATGGATAAAATTATTCAAGAAATTAATTCTACTGGATATGGATTAACGCTTGGAATACATTCCCGAATAGAAGAAAAAATAGATAAAATTGTAAATTCTGTAAAAGTCGGTAATATCTATGTTAATAGAAATATTGTTGGAGCTGTAGTAGGAGTACAACCTTTCGGGGGAGAAAATCTATCTGGTACTGGACCAAAAGCAGGCGGACCATTGTATTTATATAGGTTATTCTCTGATAGAAAAAACGAAAACTTATTATCATTAAAAAATTTAAATAAAAAAGATATTAATAAAATATACCGTAAAAAGATAGAAAATTTATCTATTCATTTTCTTGAATGGATATCCATGAATTATCCCGAGCTAGAAAAATACTGTAGTAAATTTATAAAAATGTCAAAATCAGGAACAACATGCAATTTAATCGGTCCAACTGGAGAAGAAAATAATTATCTGCTCTTACCAAGGGAAAGAGTACTGTGTTTATCGGATAATGAACACGACTTAATAATTCAATTATCAGCGATCACTAGTTTAGGAGGAAAATCTATTTTATCACATACACCAATAAGTCAAAAAATTTTTTCTATTTTGCCAAAATCTTTAATGCAAAATATCATTTTAGTGCCAAATTGGAAAAGAGAACATGTAAATTTTGATTCAATTTTCTTTCATGGATCTCCTGAAGATCTCAAAGATATTTTAAAATTTTTATCAGAAAGACCCGGGCCTGTTATTACAGTACATAGCCATGCTAAAGGGACAAGAAAAATATTTTTAGAACGCTTTTTAATTGAAAGAACAATCAGCACTAATACTACTGCTGCAGGAGGGAATACAACATTATTAAACATAGCATGATTCTAAAAAGTTTAATAAGATTTGAAATACCATACTTTTTAAATTTAAAATATTCGGAATTGAATCAAACGATAATATAAAATTAAAATGATAATTATGAAATTTTTCTAGATTTTTTTGATGTTATTTGTTTGCAAAGTTTGTGTATTATGCTCTGATATAGCACGAGAAACTGTATCTTTCAAAGACTGGATACCACGATCTATACTTACAGTATAGTTTTGAAATTTAGCTTTTTCTTGATTAAGATCGTAACATATGTTTAAAGCAGAAATAAAAAGTAATTGTTCTACATTAGAAATTTTAGTACGCTCTTTAAGTTCTTGTAATTGTTTTTCTAAATACTTTGCGGCCCGGTTAAGTTCTGCGCGTTTTTCCTCAGGGCAATTAATACGTAATGTACGTCCAAATATTTGAATATCTACCGGTTGTTCCATGATGATAAATCCATTTTTATTAAAAAATTATTATTTATTAAAAAAAAATTATATACTAAATTTTAACATGCAACTAACAATTAAAGTATTTAATAAATTATTTTATAATAATAGATTTTTTTTATAAAAAAATTAATTTTTAAATATAACAACTTAAATTTTATATGTATCAAGAATATCTCAATAGAAGAAAAAAATTATTTGCACAAATGGCTCCAGAAAGTGCTACTTTAATTTTTGCAGCTGCAGAGAATAACAAAAATTTTGATTATAATTTTCAGTATAGACAAGATAAAAATTTTTTTTATTTTACTGGATTTAATGAACCTCAAGCATTATTTATTTTGATAAAACGTCATAACAATAATCAATGTATAATATTTAACCAAAAAAAAAACACTAATAACAAACAATGGTTTGGGAGCAACTTAGGACAAAAATCTGCTTTAAAAAAATTATATGTTAATTATTCGTATACATGGAATGATATTGAAAATAGATTGTATTTAATTTTAAATTATTTACATGTTGTTTATTATGCAATAGGATTGAATGAAAAGTACGATAAAATATTTTTTTTAACTCTAGAAAAACTAAGATTAAAATCAAAAAAAAATAAAAAATTTTGTGCTCCAAAACGTATTTTAGATTGGAGACTGTTCGTATATAAAATGCGTTTAATTAAATCAAAACAAGAAATTTATTTTATTCAAAAAGCTTGTGATATCAGTATTCTCGCGCATATTAGGGCTATTAAATTTTGTCAACCAAAAAGATATGAATACGAATTAGTTGCAGAAATTCATCATGAATTTCTACGTAATGGTTGTCTAACTAATTCTTACAATACTATTGTAGGTAGCGGCGAGAATTCTTGCATTTTACACTATACAAAAAATAATAAAAAAATGAAAAATGGTGAATTAGTGTTGATTGATGCAGGCTGTGAATATTGTAATTATACCAGTGATATTACTAGAACCATTCCAGTGAATGGAATCTTTTTAAAAGAACAACGTATTATATATCATATTGTACTAGATATGTTAAATCTTGCTTTAAAATTGTTTAAGCCAAACATAAAAATTAAAATAATTAATATTCAAGTAATTCAGTTACTATTATCAAAACTTAAATCAATTGGGTTAATTAATGGCACCATAAATCAATTAATGCATACAAAAATATATAAAAAATTTTTTATGCATCGACTATGTCATTGGATTGGACTGAGTGTACATGATTGCGAATATATGCCGTGTAATGATAATACAATTTTAAAACCTGGAATGACTCTAGCTGTAGAACCTGGAATTTATATTCCAAAAAATAATAATATTCCATTTTTATATCGTGGAATAGGGATTCGTATTGAGGAAAATATTGTTATTACTTCTAAAGGAAACAAAATTTTTACTCAAAATTTAATTAAAACACCTAATGAAATTGAAAAACTAATGCGTAAACCTATATGAAACTTACTATCATCGGAGGAGGTATTGTTGGACTTGTATTTGCTTTAGCGTTATCACACCTTAGTAATAATCAAATTATTATTGATTTAGTAGAAGTTAACAAACCCGAAAATTATAATAGAAAGTTCTGTTATGATCGTACTATAGCGATATCTTATTATACATATTATGTATTAAAAGATATGAAAATCTGGAATCATTTTATCAAATACGTTACTAAAATATCCACTATAGAAGTAAGCGATCAAAATAATTTAAGTAAAATTCAAATTTTTTCTCATGATTTTTTATTACCTTTTTTTGGTTATACAATTTCTTCACAACTTATGAGATCAAAATTATTTCAATTATTAAAAACAAAAAATAATATTTACGTTCATTGCCCCGCAAAACCTATAAAAATTATCCGAGAAAAATATAACAATATTGTTCTCTTAGATAATGGAAAGAAATTAATTAGTCAACTTATAGTAGTTGCAGATGGAATGCGTACAAATATAGCAAATCAATTTAACATTACTTATACACAATATTCTTATAAATCAATTGCTATGTCTAGTAAAATATATACTACTTTTTCTCATAATTTTTGTGCTTTTGAAAAATTTTTATCATCAGGATCTTTAGCTTTTTTGCCATTAAAATTTAATATTGGCGCTATAGTTTGGTGTTTTCCAGAAAATCAACTTAACATGATTAAATCTTGGAATAAAAAAAAATTATCACAAAAAATACAAAAGATCTTCGGATCAAGTCTTGGTGCTTTATATGTTTTTGAAAATCAACAATATGTTAATTTAAGTCTTAAAATTGCTAATCAACATATTTCACACAGATTGGTGTTAATCGGCAACTCCGCGCAAGTTATACATCCTATTGCAGGACAAGGATTAAATTTAGGTATTCGAGATGCAATATCATTGGCTAGAATATTAAGGAATGCTTCAAAAAAACATATAGATCTTGGAAACTATAATATTTTATTAAAATATCAAAATTCAAGAAAAATAGATCAATCAAAAACGATATATATAACAAATTTTTTAATAGATCTTTTTGCTAATCGTACCCCTTATTTTGTATTAATGAGAAATTTAGGATTGTATATTTCAAATATTTTTCCTTGTTTAGTAAAACAATTTATTAAAAATATGTTTTTGAATAAAAATTTTTATTTCAATTAAATTTGAATATGTATTAACTATAAAACTTAAGCTATTTTAATGATTTGAAAAATTTATTTTTTTATAATTTTATATTGCATACAATAGAAATTGTACGATTTTACTTTTTTACTATTAAAAAAGTTATTATTTATTTTTATCACATTTTTTTATTTAATCGATTTAATAAAATTTTGCTTTATTATTTTTTTTAAAAAATTAAAATTTATTTATTAAATAATACTTTTAATTAAATTAAATGTAGTTTATAAAAAAATAGAATTTTTATTTAATTTATTTTCAATATTTTAGAAAAATTTTTTCAAAAAATTTAATAAAATTTTTTTGAATAAATATTACTAATATAATTAGTACATATTGTATATAAAATATAATATACTTTAAAATTATATTTAAAATATAAAA is part of the Wigglesworthia glossinidia endosymbiont of Glossina morsitans morsitans (Yale colony) genome and encodes:
- the pepP gene encoding Xaa-Pro aminopeptidase — protein: MYQEYLNRRKKLFAQMAPESATLIFAAAENNKNFDYNFQYRQDKNFFYFTGFNEPQALFILIKRHNNNQCIIFNQKKNTNNKQWFGSNLGQKSALKKLYVNYSYTWNDIENRLYLILNYLHVVYYAIGLNEKYDKIFFLTLEKLRLKSKKNKKFCAPKRILDWRLFVYKMRLIKSKQEIYFIQKACDISILAHIRAIKFCQPKRYEYELVAEIHHEFLRNGCLTNSYNTIVGSGENSCILHYTKNNKKMKNGELVLIDAGCEYCNYTSDITRTIPVNGIFLKEQRIIYHIVLDMLNLALKLFKPNIKIKIINIQVIQLLLSKLKSIGLINGTINQLMHTKIYKKFFMHRLCHWIGLSVHDCEYMPCNDNTILKPGMTLAVEPGIYIPKNNNIPFLYRGIGIRIEENIVITSKGNKIFTQNLIKTPNEIEKLMRKPI
- a CDS encoding FAD-dependent monooxygenase, producing MKLTIIGGGIVGLVFALALSHLSNNQIIIDLVEVNKPENYNRKFCYDRTIAISYYTYYVLKDMKIWNHFIKYVTKISTIEVSDQNNLSKIQIFSHDFLLPFFGYTISSQLMRSKLFQLLKTKNNIYVHCPAKPIKIIREKYNNIVLLDNGKKLISQLIVVADGMRTNIANQFNITYTQYSYKSIAMSSKIYTTFSHNFCAFEKFLSSGSLAFLPLKFNIGAIVWCFPENQLNMIKSWNKKKLSQKIQKIFGSSLGALYVFENQQYVNLSLKIANQHISHRLVLIGNSAQVIHPIAGQGLNLGIRDAISLARILRNASKKHIDLGNYNILLKYQNSRKIDQSKTIYITNFLIDLFANRTPYFVLMRNLGLYISNIFPCLVKQFIKNMFLNKNFYFN
- the zapA gene encoding cell division protein ZapA, whose product is MMEQPVDIQIFGRTLRINCPEEKRAELNRAAKYLEKQLQELKERTKISNVEQLLFISALNICYDLNQEKAKFQNYTVSIDRGIQSLKDTVSRAISEHNTQTLQTNNIKKI